In Helianthus annuus cultivar XRQ/B chromosome 8, HanXRQr2.0-SUNRISE, whole genome shotgun sequence, a single genomic region encodes these proteins:
- the LOC110907006 gene encoding uncharacterized protein LOC110907006 has protein sequence MGNNSDGSGNESAGLSSKRGIGLRVTNIDDNLKLPRRGMFSTSDASILDGLEKISKSVENPFAKPVMVNTLAKGTSNIQAEDGQIPQGQVKQADISYASKLKSSKPTKPVNFRILKSEEVLEDVDIVLPRETVRMSQDKYANTLYGYFLGKRLAFPVVEYFARKNWVKFGLQKSMMNSNGFFFFKFSDEKGMKEVLEGGPWLIKNTPFLLNAWSPTTILKKDDIKKVAVWVKIHNVPLAAYSDDGLSMLATKLGTPKMLDSYTAQMCSDAWGRSSFARALIELSAEEEIKEDLKIAIPMVDGEGYVKETMKVEYEWRPPRCETCKVFGHQFSECPKNVKIVKDTVEEKDADGFIVNKGKNNKKKGIIINKPKQNFIYRPIEKKPSNNSSGEASSSSVPTSNPFSILDKAGDGLNKPVNVISNSCQVTRTEEILDDEENIETVYDETALFMEAGVKPNSEGASTPGFVSLDG, from the coding sequence ATGGGAAATAATAGCGATGGTTCAGGGAATGAGTCTGCGGGTTTGTCTTCGAAACGTGGAATAGGGCTCCGAGTCACCAACATTGACGACAATCTGAAGCTTCCAAGAAGGGGGATGTTTTCTACATCTGATGCATCGATTTTGGATGGTTTGGAAAAAATATCGAAATCTGTGGAGAATCCATTTGCTAAACCTGTTATGGTGAATACCTTGGCTAAAGGTACGAGTAATATTCAGGCTGAAGATGGTCAGATTCCTCAGGGGCAAGTCAAGCAAGCTGATATATCTTATGCTTCAAAATTGAAGTCGAGTAAGCCTACTAAACCTGTTAATTTCAGAATTTTAAAATCTGAGGAAGTGTTAGAGGATGTTGATATTGTTCTGCCTAGAGAGACTGTTAGAATGAGCCAGGATAAGTATGCAAATACACTCTACGGCTATTTTCTAGGGAAGAGACTGGCTTTTCCAGTCGTGGAGTATTTTGCTAGAAAGAATTGGGTGAAATTTGGTTTACAAAAATCAATGATGAATTCCAatggttttttcttttttaagttcTCGGATGAAAAAGGAATGAAGGAGGTCTTAGAAGGTGGTCCATGGCTGATCAAAAACACACCGTTCTTGTTAAATGCTTGGTCTCCGACCACAATTCTTAAAAAAGATGATATCAAAAAGGTGGCGGTGTGGGTTAAGATTCATAATGTTCCATTAGCAGCTTATTCAGATGACGGCTTGAGCATGCTAGCAACTAAGCTGGGTACTCCAAAAATGCTTGACTCTTATACGGCTCAAATGTGTTCAGATGCATGGGGAAGGAGCAGTTTTGCTCGAGCACTAATTGAACTCTCGGCTGAAGAGGAAATAAAGGAGGATCTAAAAATTGCTATCCCTATGGTAGATGGTGAAGGGTACGTGAAAGAAACCATGAAGGTGGAGTATGAGTGGCGTCCTCCGAGATGTGAGACATGCAAAGTGTTTGGTCATCAGTTTTCTGAGTGCCCAAAAAATGTCAAGATTGTGAAGGATACGGTGgaagaaaaagatgctgatgGTTTTATTGTTAACAAGGGAAAGAATAACAAGAAGAAGGGGATTATCATAAACAAACCGAAGCAAAACTTCATTTATCGACCCATTGAGAAGAAACCGAGCAATAATTCAAGTGGAGAGGCGTCGAGTAGTTCAGTCCCTACGTCTAACCCGTTTTCTATTTTGGATAAGGCAGGTGATGGTCTTAACAAGCCAGTAAATGTAATCTCAAATAGTTGCCAGGTTACCCGTACGGAAGAGATTTTGGATGATGAGGAAAATATTGAAACGGTGTATGATGAAACCGCTTTATTCATGGAAGCGGGTGTTAAACCAAactctgagggggcaagcactcccggtttTGTGAGTTTAGATGGGTAG